From one Cardiocondyla obscurior isolate alpha-2009 linkage group LG06, Cobs3.1, whole genome shotgun sequence genomic stretch:
- the Elk gene encoding voltage-gated delayed rectifier potassium channel KCNH8 isoform X3 produces MPVRKGLLAPQNTFLDTIATRFDGTHSNFVLGNAQVPSIYPIVYCSDGFCELTGFARAQIMQKGCACKFLYGPETKEEEKAMIDKSLESKTELKMEVVFYKKNGSPFDCLLDIVPIKNEKGDVVLFLASHKDITHTKNLQLYSNGNIDPEAPPSNYGRRRSRAVLYQLSGHYKQDNKHKIKLNNTLLHSTAPPLPEYKTTTVKKSQFILSHYGGFKSCWDWLILIATFYVAIIVPYNASFINTDRPTMVSDVVVEVLFIIDIVLNFRTTYVSRKGEVVSNSKSIAVNYVKGWFFVDLVAALPFDFLYASDVYSGEDSAHSNIHLVKLTRLLRLARLLQKMDRYSQYSAVILTMLMLFFIVVAHWLACIWYVIAEKERLRNDKDWDLGWIHTLAEKLKISVQNVTHTESYITALYFTCSSLTSVGFGNVSANTFSEKFFSICTMLIGALMHAVVFGNVTAIIQRMYSRRSQYQTKLRDLKDFLVLHQIPEELKQRMQDYFQTMWSLNHGIDVQETLKQFPEELRGDVSMHLHREILSLPIFESASQGCLKLLSLHIRNNFCAPGEFLMHKGDALSYIYYLCNGSMEVVQNGMVVAILGKGDLVGCDINVHLQHGNNGGGTTGSGSVDVVKSSCDVKALTYCDLKCIHMQGLVEVLRLYPEYQQEFAHDIQHDLTYNLREGYEAEQESDVNGPSLTLPSISEDDENLAEEGETSPLSPANKSPLHTSSSPRHAKFRDDYREVRRVGRGGLLRGRTTQVVAQESVEEHIRGSVERLDNQFSTLHQDVATLSCEVRNAIQALQMLACSPQSNPNLPTPAANRGSGVLARSSSHPPDAICWNPPARLIDVSTQTDWPVDLFETWVRADPRRALKALGLDPDIVLRLPPPSPTPSPSSPPPPPYEPLSPLAGSPQQSPSQSPTTGNNSYVYGIARDSRHMLRLCKPPNSAWDPNNKLWHRFSAGDADNASLYQALRHLPESRSLKFDSFDS; encoded by the exons ACAGCAACTTTGTACTGGGAAATGCGCAGGTTCCGTCGATCTATCCCATCGTCTACTGCTCTGATGGATTCTGCGAGCTGACAGGATTCGCGCGGGCGCAAATCATGCAGAAGGGTTGCGCCTGCAAGTTTCTCTACGGGCCGGAAAcgaaggaggaggaaaaggcCATGATCGACAAGAGCCTCGAGAGCAAGACGGAATTGAAAATGGAAGTTGTCTTCTATAAGAAGAACG GAAGTCCATTCGATTGCCTACTCGACATTGTACCGATAAAGAACGAAAAGGGCGACGTCGTTCTGTTCCTGGCCTCGCACAAAGACATCACGCACACGAAGAATCTTCAGCTCT ACTCGAATGGCAATATCGACCCTGAGGCACCGCCTTCCAATTACGGTAGAAGAAGAAGTCGCGCCGTCCTTTATCAACTGTCGGGCCATTACAAGCAGGACAATAAGCacaaaattaaactaaacAAT ACGCTTCTGCATTCAACCGCGCCGCCTTTACCGGAATACAAAACGACAACCGTCAAAAAGTCGCAATTTATTCTTAGCCATTACGGCGGTTTCAAATCCTGCTGGGACTGGTTGATTCTCATCGCGACCTTTTACGTGGCAATAATCGTTCCCTATAACGCGAGCTTCATCAACACCGATAGGCCTACCATGGTCAGTGACGTTGTCGTCGAAGTGCTCTTCATTATCG ATATCGTTTTGAACTTCAGAACAACGTACGTGAGCAGGAAGGGCGAAGTCGTCAGCAACAGCAAAAGTATTGCCGTGAATTACGTGAAAGGCTGGTTCTTTGTTGATCTCGTAGCAGCATTGCCGTTTGATTTTCTCTATGCCTCAGACGTTTACAGCGGCGAG GATTCGGCGCACAGTAATATTCACTTAGTAAAACTCACAAGATTACTGAGACTCGCGCGTCTGCTGCAAAAAATGGATAGATACTCGCAATATAGCGCGGTAATTTTAACCATGCTTATGCTGTTTTTCATCGTGGTGGCCCACTGGCTAGCTTGCATCTGGTACGTGATCGCTGAAAAAGAGCGTTTGCGGAACGACAAAGATTGGGATCTAG GCTGGATACACACTCTCGCTGAGAAATTGAAGATATCAGTGCAAAACGTCACGCATACTGAGAGTTACATAACTGCATTATATTTCACTTGTAGTAGTCTCACTTCTGTAGGTTTTGGAAACGTTTCAGCAAATACGTTCTCAGAGAAATTCTTCTCCATCTGCACGATGCTAATTGGGG CTCTTATGCACGCTGTGGTATTCGGTAATGTTACTGCAATCATTCAAAGGATGTACTCTAGAAGATCCCAATATCAAACAAAGTTGCGGGATCTCAAAGATTTTCTAGTCCTACATCAAATTCCAGAGGAGCTCAAACAGCGAATGCAAGATTACTTTCAGACTATGTGGTCACTAAACCACGGTATTGACGTACAAGAG acCCTCAAACAATTTCCTGAGGAACTGCGAGGAGATGTTTCAATGCATCTTCATCGAGAGATTTTAAGTTTGCCGATATTCGAATCTGCCTCACAAGGATGTCTGAAACTACTCTCACTGCATATCAGAAATAACTTCTGCGCCCCTGGCGAATTTCTCATGCACAAAGGCGACGCGCTTtcgtacatttattatttgtgtAATGGATCAATGGAAGTTGTGCAAAACGGCATGGTGGTCGCAATTTTAG GAAAAGGAGATTTAGTGGGTTGCGATATAAACGTTCATTTGCAACACGGAAATAATGGCGGAGGCACAACTGGATCGGGCTCGGTTGATGTAGTAAAATCCAGCTGCGATGTCAAGGCGTTAACATATTGCGATTTGAAGTGCATACACATGCAGGGTTTGGTCGAGGTCCTCCGACTCTATCCCGAGTACCAGCAGGAGTTTGCGCATGATATACAACACGATCTTACGTATAACTTACGCGAAGGATACGAAGCAGAG CAGGAGTCGGATGTAAATGGCCCGTCATTGACACTGCCCTCCATCAGCGAGGACGATGAGAACCTGGCCGAGGAGGGTGAAACTTCTCCCCTCTCACCTGCAAACAAATCGCCACTTCACACCTCTTCGAGTCCTCGACACGCCAAGTTTCG gGATGATTATCGAGAAGTCAGACGGGTAGGAAGAGGAGGTCTGCTGCGAGGTAGGACAACACAAGTGGTCGCCCAAGAATCCGTAGAAGAGCACATTCGAGGATCAGTTGAGAGACTCGATAATCAGTTTTCCACGCTGCATCAGGACGTTGCAACGCTCAGTTGCGAG GTGCGCAATGCCATCCAAGCGTTGCAGATGCTTGCTTGCTCACCCCAGAGTAATCCGAATCTACCAACCCCGGCGGCAAATCGCGGTAGCGGTGTCCTCGCGAGGAGCTCGTCTCATCCCCCAGACGCTATTTGTTGGAATCCACCGGCGAGATTGATCGACGTGTCGACGCAGACAGATTGGCCGGTCGACCTGTTCGAGACGTGGGTGCGCGCGGATCCCCGAAGGGCTTTGAAGGCCCTCGGGCTCGATCCGGACATTGTTCTTAGGCTACCACCGCCGTCACCTACCCCGTCACCGTCTTCACCTCCACCGCCCCCCTACGAGCCCTTATCACCCTTGGCAGGCTCGCCGCAACAGTCGCCTTCGCAATCTCCGACTACAG GAAATAACAGCTACGTTTATGGAATTGCTCGCGACTCTCGGCACATGCTCCGATTATGCAAACCGCCCAATTCAGCTTGGGACCCCAACAACAAGCTGTGGCATCGCTTCAGCGCCGGCGACGCCGACAACGCATCGCTGTACCAGGCGTTACGACATCTTCCGGAGTCACGCTCATTGAAGTTCGATTCGTTCGATAGCTGA
- the Elk gene encoding voltage-gated delayed rectifier potassium channel KCNH8 isoform X1 — MPVRKGLLAPQNTFLDTIATRFDGTHSNFVLGNAQVPSIYPIVYCSDGFCELTGFARAQIMQKGCACKFLYGPETKEEEKAMIDKSLESKTELKMEVVFYKKNGSPFDCLLDIVPIKNEKGDVVLFLASHKDITHTKNLQLCELHDSDSNGNIDPEAPPSNYGRRRSRAVLYQLSGHYKQDNKHKIKLNNTLLHSTAPPLPEYKTTTVKKSQFILSHYGGFKSCWDWLILIATFYVAIIVPYNASFINTDRPTMVSDVVVEVLFIIDIVLNFRTTYVSRKGEVVSNSKSIAVNYVKGWFFVDLVAALPFDFLYASDVYSGEDSAHSNIHLVKLTRLLRLARLLQKMDRYSQYSAVILTMLMLFFIVVAHWLACIWYVIAEKERLRNDKDWDLGWIHTLAEKLKISVQNVTHTESYITALYFTCSSLTSVGFGNVSANTFSEKFFSICTMLIGALMHAVVFGNVTAIIQRMYSRRSQYQTKLRDLKDFLVLHQIPEELKQRMQDYFQTMWSLNHGIDVQETLKQFPEELRGDVSMHLHREILSLPIFESASQGCLKLLSLHIRNNFCAPGEFLMHKGDALSYIYYLCNGSMEVVQNGMVVAILGKGDLVGCDINVHLQHGNNGGGTTGSGSVDVVKSSCDVKALTYCDLKCIHMQGLVEVLRLYPEYQQEFAHDIQHDLTYNLREGYEAEQESDVNGPSLTLPSISEDDENLAEEGETSPLSPANKSPLHTSSSPRHAKFRDDYREVRRVGRGGLLRGRTTQVVAQESVEEHIRGSVERLDNQFSTLHQDVATLSCEVRNAIQALQMLACSPQSNPNLPTPAANRGSGVLARSSSHPPDAICWNPPARLIDVSTQTDWPVDLFETWVRADPRRALKALGLDPDIVLRLPPPSPTPSPSSPPPPPYEPLSPLAGSPQQSPSQSPTTGNNSYVYGIARDSRHMLRLCKPPNSAWDPNNKLWHRFSAGDADNASLYQALRHLPESRSLKFDSFDS; from the exons ACAGCAACTTTGTACTGGGAAATGCGCAGGTTCCGTCGATCTATCCCATCGTCTACTGCTCTGATGGATTCTGCGAGCTGACAGGATTCGCGCGGGCGCAAATCATGCAGAAGGGTTGCGCCTGCAAGTTTCTCTACGGGCCGGAAAcgaaggaggaggaaaaggcCATGATCGACAAGAGCCTCGAGAGCAAGACGGAATTGAAAATGGAAGTTGTCTTCTATAAGAAGAACG GAAGTCCATTCGATTGCCTACTCGACATTGTACCGATAAAGAACGAAAAGGGCGACGTCGTTCTGTTCCTGGCCTCGCACAAAGACATCACGCACACGAAGAATCTTCAGCTCTGTGAGTTGCACGATAGTG ACTCGAATGGCAATATCGACCCTGAGGCACCGCCTTCCAATTACGGTAGAAGAAGAAGTCGCGCCGTCCTTTATCAACTGTCGGGCCATTACAAGCAGGACAATAAGCacaaaattaaactaaacAAT ACGCTTCTGCATTCAACCGCGCCGCCTTTACCGGAATACAAAACGACAACCGTCAAAAAGTCGCAATTTATTCTTAGCCATTACGGCGGTTTCAAATCCTGCTGGGACTGGTTGATTCTCATCGCGACCTTTTACGTGGCAATAATCGTTCCCTATAACGCGAGCTTCATCAACACCGATAGGCCTACCATGGTCAGTGACGTTGTCGTCGAAGTGCTCTTCATTATCG ATATCGTTTTGAACTTCAGAACAACGTACGTGAGCAGGAAGGGCGAAGTCGTCAGCAACAGCAAAAGTATTGCCGTGAATTACGTGAAAGGCTGGTTCTTTGTTGATCTCGTAGCAGCATTGCCGTTTGATTTTCTCTATGCCTCAGACGTTTACAGCGGCGAG GATTCGGCGCACAGTAATATTCACTTAGTAAAACTCACAAGATTACTGAGACTCGCGCGTCTGCTGCAAAAAATGGATAGATACTCGCAATATAGCGCGGTAATTTTAACCATGCTTATGCTGTTTTTCATCGTGGTGGCCCACTGGCTAGCTTGCATCTGGTACGTGATCGCTGAAAAAGAGCGTTTGCGGAACGACAAAGATTGGGATCTAG GCTGGATACACACTCTCGCTGAGAAATTGAAGATATCAGTGCAAAACGTCACGCATACTGAGAGTTACATAACTGCATTATATTTCACTTGTAGTAGTCTCACTTCTGTAGGTTTTGGAAACGTTTCAGCAAATACGTTCTCAGAGAAATTCTTCTCCATCTGCACGATGCTAATTGGGG CTCTTATGCACGCTGTGGTATTCGGTAATGTTACTGCAATCATTCAAAGGATGTACTCTAGAAGATCCCAATATCAAACAAAGTTGCGGGATCTCAAAGATTTTCTAGTCCTACATCAAATTCCAGAGGAGCTCAAACAGCGAATGCAAGATTACTTTCAGACTATGTGGTCACTAAACCACGGTATTGACGTACAAGAG acCCTCAAACAATTTCCTGAGGAACTGCGAGGAGATGTTTCAATGCATCTTCATCGAGAGATTTTAAGTTTGCCGATATTCGAATCTGCCTCACAAGGATGTCTGAAACTACTCTCACTGCATATCAGAAATAACTTCTGCGCCCCTGGCGAATTTCTCATGCACAAAGGCGACGCGCTTtcgtacatttattatttgtgtAATGGATCAATGGAAGTTGTGCAAAACGGCATGGTGGTCGCAATTTTAG GAAAAGGAGATTTAGTGGGTTGCGATATAAACGTTCATTTGCAACACGGAAATAATGGCGGAGGCACAACTGGATCGGGCTCGGTTGATGTAGTAAAATCCAGCTGCGATGTCAAGGCGTTAACATATTGCGATTTGAAGTGCATACACATGCAGGGTTTGGTCGAGGTCCTCCGACTCTATCCCGAGTACCAGCAGGAGTTTGCGCATGATATACAACACGATCTTACGTATAACTTACGCGAAGGATACGAAGCAGAG CAGGAGTCGGATGTAAATGGCCCGTCATTGACACTGCCCTCCATCAGCGAGGACGATGAGAACCTGGCCGAGGAGGGTGAAACTTCTCCCCTCTCACCTGCAAACAAATCGCCACTTCACACCTCTTCGAGTCCTCGACACGCCAAGTTTCG gGATGATTATCGAGAAGTCAGACGGGTAGGAAGAGGAGGTCTGCTGCGAGGTAGGACAACACAAGTGGTCGCCCAAGAATCCGTAGAAGAGCACATTCGAGGATCAGTTGAGAGACTCGATAATCAGTTTTCCACGCTGCATCAGGACGTTGCAACGCTCAGTTGCGAG GTGCGCAATGCCATCCAAGCGTTGCAGATGCTTGCTTGCTCACCCCAGAGTAATCCGAATCTACCAACCCCGGCGGCAAATCGCGGTAGCGGTGTCCTCGCGAGGAGCTCGTCTCATCCCCCAGACGCTATTTGTTGGAATCCACCGGCGAGATTGATCGACGTGTCGACGCAGACAGATTGGCCGGTCGACCTGTTCGAGACGTGGGTGCGCGCGGATCCCCGAAGGGCTTTGAAGGCCCTCGGGCTCGATCCGGACATTGTTCTTAGGCTACCACCGCCGTCACCTACCCCGTCACCGTCTTCACCTCCACCGCCCCCCTACGAGCCCTTATCACCCTTGGCAGGCTCGCCGCAACAGTCGCCTTCGCAATCTCCGACTACAG GAAATAACAGCTACGTTTATGGAATTGCTCGCGACTCTCGGCACATGCTCCGATTATGCAAACCGCCCAATTCAGCTTGGGACCCCAACAACAAGCTGTGGCATCGCTTCAGCGCCGGCGACGCCGACAACGCATCGCTGTACCAGGCGTTACGACATCTTCCGGAGTCACGCTCATTGAAGTTCGATTCGTTCGATAGCTGA
- the Elk gene encoding voltage-gated delayed rectifier potassium channel KCNH8 isoform X2 — MPVRKGLLAPQNTFLDTIATRFDGTHSNFVLGNAQVPSIYPIVYCSDGFCELTGFARAQIMQKGCACKFLYGPETKEEEKAMIDKSLESKTELKMEVVFYKKNGSPFDCLLDIVPIKNEKGDVVLFLASHKDITHTKNLQLCELHDSDSNGNIDPEAPPSNYGRRRSRAVLYQLSGHYKQDNKHKIKLNNTLLHSTAPPLPEYKTTTVKKSQFILSHYGGFKSCWDWLILIATFYVAIIVPYNASFINTDRPTMVSDVVVEVLFIIDIVLNFRTTYVSRKGEVVSNSKSIAVNYVKGWFFVDLVAALPFDFLYASDVYSGEDSAHSNIHLVKLTRLLRLARLLQKMDRYSQYSAVILTMLMLFFIVVAHWLACIWYVIAEKERLRNDKDWDLGWIHTLAEKLKISVQNVTHTESYITALYFTCSSLTSVGFGNVSANTFSEKFFSICTMLIGALMHAVVFGNVTAIIQRMYSRRSQYQTKLRDLKDFLVLHQIPEELKQRMQDYFQTMWSLNHGIDVQETLKQFPEELRGDVSMHLHREILSLPIFESASQGCLKLLSLHIRNNFCAPGEFLMHKGDALSYIYYLCNGSMEVVQNGMVVAILGKGDLVGCDINVHLQHGNNGGGTTGSGSVDVVKSSCDVKALTYCDLKCIHMQGLVEVLRLYPEYQQEFAHDIQHDLTYNLREGYEAEESDVNGPSLTLPSISEDDENLAEEGETSPLSPANKSPLHTSSSPRHAKFRDDYREVRRVGRGGLLRGRTTQVVAQESVEEHIRGSVERLDNQFSTLHQDVATLSCEVRNAIQALQMLACSPQSNPNLPTPAANRGSGVLARSSSHPPDAICWNPPARLIDVSTQTDWPVDLFETWVRADPRRALKALGLDPDIVLRLPPPSPTPSPSSPPPPPYEPLSPLAGSPQQSPSQSPTTGNNSYVYGIARDSRHMLRLCKPPNSAWDPNNKLWHRFSAGDADNASLYQALRHLPESRSLKFDSFDS, encoded by the exons ACAGCAACTTTGTACTGGGAAATGCGCAGGTTCCGTCGATCTATCCCATCGTCTACTGCTCTGATGGATTCTGCGAGCTGACAGGATTCGCGCGGGCGCAAATCATGCAGAAGGGTTGCGCCTGCAAGTTTCTCTACGGGCCGGAAAcgaaggaggaggaaaaggcCATGATCGACAAGAGCCTCGAGAGCAAGACGGAATTGAAAATGGAAGTTGTCTTCTATAAGAAGAACG GAAGTCCATTCGATTGCCTACTCGACATTGTACCGATAAAGAACGAAAAGGGCGACGTCGTTCTGTTCCTGGCCTCGCACAAAGACATCACGCACACGAAGAATCTTCAGCTCTGTGAGTTGCACGATAGTG ACTCGAATGGCAATATCGACCCTGAGGCACCGCCTTCCAATTACGGTAGAAGAAGAAGTCGCGCCGTCCTTTATCAACTGTCGGGCCATTACAAGCAGGACAATAAGCacaaaattaaactaaacAAT ACGCTTCTGCATTCAACCGCGCCGCCTTTACCGGAATACAAAACGACAACCGTCAAAAAGTCGCAATTTATTCTTAGCCATTACGGCGGTTTCAAATCCTGCTGGGACTGGTTGATTCTCATCGCGACCTTTTACGTGGCAATAATCGTTCCCTATAACGCGAGCTTCATCAACACCGATAGGCCTACCATGGTCAGTGACGTTGTCGTCGAAGTGCTCTTCATTATCG ATATCGTTTTGAACTTCAGAACAACGTACGTGAGCAGGAAGGGCGAAGTCGTCAGCAACAGCAAAAGTATTGCCGTGAATTACGTGAAAGGCTGGTTCTTTGTTGATCTCGTAGCAGCATTGCCGTTTGATTTTCTCTATGCCTCAGACGTTTACAGCGGCGAG GATTCGGCGCACAGTAATATTCACTTAGTAAAACTCACAAGATTACTGAGACTCGCGCGTCTGCTGCAAAAAATGGATAGATACTCGCAATATAGCGCGGTAATTTTAACCATGCTTATGCTGTTTTTCATCGTGGTGGCCCACTGGCTAGCTTGCATCTGGTACGTGATCGCTGAAAAAGAGCGTTTGCGGAACGACAAAGATTGGGATCTAG GCTGGATACACACTCTCGCTGAGAAATTGAAGATATCAGTGCAAAACGTCACGCATACTGAGAGTTACATAACTGCATTATATTTCACTTGTAGTAGTCTCACTTCTGTAGGTTTTGGAAACGTTTCAGCAAATACGTTCTCAGAGAAATTCTTCTCCATCTGCACGATGCTAATTGGGG CTCTTATGCACGCTGTGGTATTCGGTAATGTTACTGCAATCATTCAAAGGATGTACTCTAGAAGATCCCAATATCAAACAAAGTTGCGGGATCTCAAAGATTTTCTAGTCCTACATCAAATTCCAGAGGAGCTCAAACAGCGAATGCAAGATTACTTTCAGACTATGTGGTCACTAAACCACGGTATTGACGTACAAGAG acCCTCAAACAATTTCCTGAGGAACTGCGAGGAGATGTTTCAATGCATCTTCATCGAGAGATTTTAAGTTTGCCGATATTCGAATCTGCCTCACAAGGATGTCTGAAACTACTCTCACTGCATATCAGAAATAACTTCTGCGCCCCTGGCGAATTTCTCATGCACAAAGGCGACGCGCTTtcgtacatttattatttgtgtAATGGATCAATGGAAGTTGTGCAAAACGGCATGGTGGTCGCAATTTTAG GAAAAGGAGATTTAGTGGGTTGCGATATAAACGTTCATTTGCAACACGGAAATAATGGCGGAGGCACAACTGGATCGGGCTCGGTTGATGTAGTAAAATCCAGCTGCGATGTCAAGGCGTTAACATATTGCGATTTGAAGTGCATACACATGCAGGGTTTGGTCGAGGTCCTCCGACTCTATCCCGAGTACCAGCAGGAGTTTGCGCATGATATACAACACGATCTTACGTATAACTTACGCGAAGGATACGAAGCAGAG GAGTCGGATGTAAATGGCCCGTCATTGACACTGCCCTCCATCAGCGAGGACGATGAGAACCTGGCCGAGGAGGGTGAAACTTCTCCCCTCTCACCTGCAAACAAATCGCCACTTCACACCTCTTCGAGTCCTCGACACGCCAAGTTTCG gGATGATTATCGAGAAGTCAGACGGGTAGGAAGAGGAGGTCTGCTGCGAGGTAGGACAACACAAGTGGTCGCCCAAGAATCCGTAGAAGAGCACATTCGAGGATCAGTTGAGAGACTCGATAATCAGTTTTCCACGCTGCATCAGGACGTTGCAACGCTCAGTTGCGAG GTGCGCAATGCCATCCAAGCGTTGCAGATGCTTGCTTGCTCACCCCAGAGTAATCCGAATCTACCAACCCCGGCGGCAAATCGCGGTAGCGGTGTCCTCGCGAGGAGCTCGTCTCATCCCCCAGACGCTATTTGTTGGAATCCACCGGCGAGATTGATCGACGTGTCGACGCAGACAGATTGGCCGGTCGACCTGTTCGAGACGTGGGTGCGCGCGGATCCCCGAAGGGCTTTGAAGGCCCTCGGGCTCGATCCGGACATTGTTCTTAGGCTACCACCGCCGTCACCTACCCCGTCACCGTCTTCACCTCCACCGCCCCCCTACGAGCCCTTATCACCCTTGGCAGGCTCGCCGCAACAGTCGCCTTCGCAATCTCCGACTACAG GAAATAACAGCTACGTTTATGGAATTGCTCGCGACTCTCGGCACATGCTCCGATTATGCAAACCGCCCAATTCAGCTTGGGACCCCAACAACAAGCTGTGGCATCGCTTCAGCGCCGGCGACGCCGACAACGCATCGCTGTACCAGGCGTTACGACATCTTCCGGAGTCACGCTCATTGAAGTTCGATTCGTTCGATAGCTGA